GTCCTGCCCCAGCCACGACTGCTGAGGGCAAAGGTATGGGGGAATTCAACAGCGCTGGCCTGGGTTCATTTTAGCCTTTGAACTCCGGATTTTGATCCCTATTCTGCGAGATCATGCTTCAGATCGTTTTCAATGACATCAGCGCAGCGGAGCTTTCCCACCTGCCCACCCAGATCCAGTTTCAAATCCTGGAGGCGCTGAACATCCAGTCCGGCGACCTGGGGGAACAGACGCTGGCCGAGAAATTCGGCCTGCTGGAGCGCGGGAAGAAAAAGCTGTACCGCTGCCGGGCGGGTGACTACCGGATCTACTTTGCCGTCAACGAGGGGGACGTGCGCATCCACCGCGTGCTGCACAAGAACACGCTCACGGACTTCCTCTACCGAAGCAACCTGCCGGGCGGAGGCGAGGACGAGGCGCTGAGCCAGTCAAAACATTTCTGGCAATTGATTGATGAAGGGGCCAAGACGCTGAAGACTTTCTGAAAAGGCCAGTCCGCGAACGGAGCAGGATTGACTCTTGCCAGGCTGTCCCCTTTGCTGGGGCCATGCGTTTTCATCTTCTCATTGCCCTGCTGCTGCCCGCTGTTTTATTGGGACAGGCGTTCAAACCGGAAGGCCTGCAAAAGCTGGATGCGGTGCTGGACCGGGCCGTGGCGAAAAAGAGCCCTGCAGGGGCGGTGGTCTGGCTGGAGCATGCGGGTACGAGCCACACCGTGGTGAAAGGGGCACGGGCACTCAGTCCGGCGAAGGAAACGATGACGCTGGACACGGTGTTCGATGCGGCATCACTGACCAAAGTGGTGGCCACAGCCCCCGCCATCCTGCTGCTGGGCGAGCAGGGCAAGGTGGACATCGAAACTCCCGTGAGCCGTTATCTGCCGGAGTTTATAGGGGAGGGCCGGGAACTGGTGAAGGTGCGCCATCTGCTGACACACACATCCGGTTTGAAACCAGGGCTCCCGAGAGAGCCCGCCTGGTCCGGCTATGAAGCGGGCATCCGCCTGGCAGTGGAGACCGTGCCGGATGCGGCACCAGACACGTTTTTCCGCTACAGCGACATCAACTATATTTTGTTAGGCGACATCGTCCGGCGGGTGAGCGGTGAGAAGCTGGATGTCTTTGTGCAAAAGCATCTCTTCCTGCCGCTGAAGATGATCTCCACCCGCTACTTGCCGCCCGCTGAATGGCAGGGCCGGATTGCACCCACGGAGAAGGATGCAAACGGAGTGATGCTGCGCGGTGACGTGCATGATCCGACCGCGCGGCGAATGGGTGGCGTGGCCGGCCATGCGGGCCTGTTTACCTGCGCGGAGGACCTGGCCCAATTTGCCCGAATGATCCTGAATGGCGGTGAGCTGGACGGAGTGCGGATTTTCAAGGGGGAGACGCTGGACCTAATGAAGCAGGTGCAGACAGCGGCGACCGTTTATGAAAGGCGCGGCCTGGGCTGGGACATCGACTCCGCCTACAGCCGGCCTCGAGGAGAATTGTTTCCCGTAGGGTCTTTTGGGCACACGGGATTCACCGGAACGAGCCTGTGGATGGATCCGTACTCGAACAGCTTTGTCATTTTTTTGAGCTCCCGTCTGCATCCCAACGGCGGCGGCAGTGTGAGGGATCTTTATGAGGAGATTGGCACAGCGGCGGCACAATGCATTCCCGGGTATGACTTTACACAGGTGACCGGAGCCCTGGTGAAACGCGGAGAGAAAGAAGTGCCGACGGTGCTGAACGGCATTGATGTTCTGAAGCGGGATGGCTACGGACCGCTGAACGGACTGCGTGTGGGGTTGATCACCAACCAGACGGGAATGGATGCGCAGCGCACGGCCACGATTGACCTGCTGGCCAAGGCTCCCAAGGTGAAGCTGCGGGCGCTGTTCAGCCCGGAGCATGGCATCCGCGGAGCGCTGGACCAGGAAAAGATCGGCGATTCCGTGGACCGCAAAACCGGACGCCCGATCTACAGCCTGTATGGGGAAAGGCGTGCCCCCACGGTGGAGCAACTGGAGGAGCTGGATGCGCTGGTCTTTGACATCCAGGACATCGGCTGCCGCTTTTACACCTATATCTCCACCTTGCGGATGTGCCTGGAAGCAGCCGCCAGGTCTAACAAGAAGTTTTTCGTCCTGGACCGGGTGAATCCGGTGGGAGGGACGGCTGTAGAAGGGCCTGCGGTGGTGGACAAGGAAACCTTTACAGCCACCCATGCCATACCCATCCGCCATGGCATGACGGTGGGTGAGCTGGCGCAGATGATGAACGCGGAACGCCACATCGGTGCGGACTTGGAGGTCATCCGGGCGGAAGGCTGGCGGCGGGAACTGCTCTTTGACCAGACCGGCCTGCCCTGGGTGAATCCCTCCCCCAACATGCGCACGCTGGATGCGGCGCTGCTGTATCCGGGCATTGGCCTGCTGGAGTTTTCCATCAGCGTGGGGCGTGGCACGGATGCGCCCTTTGAGATCCTGGGAGCGCCGTATGTGAATGACCGGGTGCTGAGCTATGAGCTGAATAAACTGGGCCTGCCTGGGCTGCGGTTCATGCCCGTTCGGTTCAAGCCCTCGGCGAGTGTGTTCAAGGATGAAGAGTGCGGTGGCGTACGCATTCAGATCACTGATCGGGAGGCGCTCAGGCCGGTGCAAACTGGTGTGGCAATCGCTACCGTTTTTCAGCGGTTCTATCCAAAGTCATTCAACCTGGAAAAGGTAAATACGCTGCTGAATCATGCGGGCCTGTTGAAGACAATCC
This portion of the Prosthecobacter sp. SYSU 5D2 genome encodes:
- a CDS encoding type II toxin-antitoxin system RelE/ParE family toxin, with product MLQIVFNDISAAELSHLPTQIQFQILEALNIQSGDLGEQTLAEKFGLLERGKKKLYRCRAGDYRIYFAVNEGDVRIHRVLHKNTLTDFLYRSNLPGGGEDEALSQSKHFWQLIDEGAKTLKTF
- a CDS encoding exo-beta-N-acetylmuramidase NamZ domain-containing protein, with amino-acid sequence MRFHLLIALLLPAVLLGQAFKPEGLQKLDAVLDRAVAKKSPAGAVVWLEHAGTSHTVVKGARALSPAKETMTLDTVFDAASLTKVVATAPAILLLGEQGKVDIETPVSRYLPEFIGEGRELVKVRHLLTHTSGLKPGLPREPAWSGYEAGIRLAVETVPDAAPDTFFRYSDINYILLGDIVRRVSGEKLDVFVQKHLFLPLKMISTRYLPPAEWQGRIAPTEKDANGVMLRGDVHDPTARRMGGVAGHAGLFTCAEDLAQFARMILNGGELDGVRIFKGETLDLMKQVQTAATVYERRGLGWDIDSAYSRPRGELFPVGSFGHTGFTGTSLWMDPYSNSFVIFLSSRLHPNGGGSVRDLYEEIGTAAAQCIPGYDFTQVTGALVKRGEKEVPTVLNGIDVLKRDGYGPLNGLRVGLITNQTGMDAQRTATIDLLAKAPKVKLRALFSPEHGIRGALDQEKIGDSVDRKTGRPIYSLYGERRAPTVEQLEELDALVFDIQDIGCRFYTYISTLRMCLEAAARSNKKFFVLDRVNPVGGTAVEGPAVVDKETFTATHAIPIRHGMTVGELAQMMNAERHIGADLEVIRAEGWRRELLFDQTGLPWVNPSPNMRTLDAALLYPGIGLLEFSISVGRGTDAPFEILGAPYVNDRVLSYELNKLGLPGLRFMPVRFKPSASVFKDEECGGVRIQITDREALRPVQTGVAIATVFQRFYPKSFNLEKVNTLLNHAGLLKTIRTGKSWREMRVMWEAETAAFEVRRAGVLLY